The following coding sequences lie in one Spinacia oleracea cultivar Varoflay chromosome 1, BTI_SOV_V1, whole genome shotgun sequence genomic window:
- the LOC110802849 gene encoding stomatal closure-related actin-binding protein 3, with protein MTRVSPEFEYEVQNDAVVSVSADVSFPSDGFPKYKIGPNNEIVEEPKANPDSPPLKEVVTQETEQLAEQHKRLSVRDLATKFDKNLAAAAKLSDEAKLRETASLEGHVILKKLRDALESLKGCMAGRKKDDVEKAISMVEALAVKLTQEEGELIQEKFEVKKLANFLKQASEDAKRLVNQERSFACAEIESARAVVQRFGEALEEEEKLAQTSGKQDVETLVDEIQEARQIKMKHQPCKVMDMEHELRALRLQLREKSIFSAKLQKELAMSKRAEESRLCVYQLEGAKTLGSCLRIRPRANNAPDLSKCSIQWYRLSAEGEHKEIISGANKPIYAPEPLDVGKILLADVVSDSQTISVTTVATVDPAPGLTSYVQSLQRRSNAEFHVVISQMNGHDYPSHSVHVFHVGKSRIKLSRGWINKTRESYSTSMQLCGVRGGGNAASKSLFWQARKGISFVLTLESERDRNAAIMIARKYALDSHVVLAGPDE; from the exons ATGACAAGGGTGAGTCCTGAATTTGAGTATGAGGTGCAGAATGATGCAGTTGTATCAGTTTCAGCTGATGTTAGTTTCCCTTCTGATGGATTTCCAAAGTATAAAATTGGACCCAACAATGAGATAGTGGAAGAGCCCAAAGCAAATCCTGATTCGCCTCCCCTAAAGGAAGTTGTTACACAAGAAACCGAGCAACTAGCCGAGCAACATAAACGTCTCTCCGTTAGAGATCTTGCTACTAAATTTGATAAGAATCTGGCTGCTGCTGCTAAGCTATCAGATGAG GCGAAACTCAGGGAGACGGCTTCTTTGGAGGGACATGTTATTTTGAAAAAACTTAGGGATGCTCTGGAATCATTGAAAGGGTGTATGGCTGGTAGAAAGAAAGACGACGTTGAGAAAGCTATTTCCATG GTCGAAGCTTTGGCAGTCAAACTGACTCAAGAAGAAGGAGAGTTAATTCAAGAGAAGTTTGAAGTCAAGAAGCTGGCAAACTTTCTTAAGCAG GCTTCTGAAGATGCTAAAAGATTGGTAAACCAAGAAAGATCCTTTGCTTGTGCTGAAATAGAGAGTGCTAGAGCCGTAGTACAAAGGTTTGGGGAAGCTCTTGAAGAAGAGGAAAAACTAGCTCAAACATCCGGAAAACAG GATGTCGAGACATTGGTGGACGAGATTCAGGAAGCTAGACAAATCAAAATGAAGCATCAGCCATGCAAG GTGATGGACATGGAACATGAACTTCGAGCTCTTAGGCTTCAACTCCGAGAGAAGTCTATATTCTCGGCTAAGCTACAAAAAGAG TTGGCAATGAGCAAGAGAGCGGAGGAGAGTAGATTGTGTGTGTACCAACTAGAGGGGGCTAAAACCTTAGGTTCATGTCTTAGGATTCGTCCCCGTGCCAATAATGCCCCCGATCTTTCAAAATGCTCAATTCAGTGGTACCGGCTATCTGCTGAGGGCGAACATAAAGAAATCATATCAG GTGCCAACAAACCAATTTATGCACCGGAACCCTTAGACGTGGGCAAAATATTACTAGCTGATGTTGTTTCTGATAGTCAGACAATTTCCGTGACAACTGTTGCTACCGTTGACCCTG CTCCTGGATTGACAAGCTACGTGCAATCGCTTCAGCGGAGATCCAATGCTGAATTCCAT GTAGTGATATCACAGATGAATGGACATGATTATCCATCGCATTCTGTTCATGTATTCCACGTGGGAAAATCGAGAATAAAACTTAGTAGAGGATGGATAAATAAAACCAGAGAGTCTTATTCTACATCAATGCAG CTATGTGGTGTAAGAGGAGGTGGGAATGCTGCTTCCAAATCATTGTTCTGGCAAGCAAGGAAGGGAATTTCCTTTGTTTTGACACTCGAATCCGAAAGAGACAGAAATGCTGCCATTATGATAGCAAGAAAATATGCTCTTGATTCTCAT GTAGTACTTGCTGGACCTGATGAGTGA